One window of the Archangium primigenium genome contains the following:
- a CDS encoding NADP-dependent glyceraldehyde-3-phosphate dehydrogenase, whose translation MTSLDDLFPSDEQIPASVRLPGYLEQREYLVGGELRTWAGELNPVRSPVYTKTPQGVQPRVIGATPLLTSHESLEALQAAVKAYDHGRGAWPSMRVAERIEHVERFLVAMRAQRTAVVNLLMWEIGKTQPDSEKEFDRTVDLIVETIRALKEMDRTSSRFVQEQGVMAQIRRAPIGVALCMGPYNYPLNETFSTLFPALLMGNAVVFKPAKFGVLLVRPLLEAFRDCFPPGVINIIYGRGRETVGALMESGLVDLFAFIGTNRGASELKRMHPRPHRLKSVLGLDAKNPAIILPDADLDNTVKECITGTLSFNGQRCTALKLLMVHRDIVGPFLERFTAAVERLKPGMPWEPGVALTPLPEPGKAEYLRGLVDEAVAKGARVLNRGGGESGHSFFSPAVVYPVTADMRLASEEQFGPVIPVMVFDDDEQVVRFVVDSHFGQQLSLFGRDSTRIGRLIDAFANQVGRINLNCQCQRGPDTFPFNGRKDSAEGTLSVADALRVFSIRTLVAAKTTSENTTLVQSILTRRESDFLTTDFLF comes from the coding sequence ATGACGTCGCTCGATGACCTCTTTCCCTCCGATGAACAGATTCCCGCCTCCGTGCGGCTCCCCGGCTACCTGGAGCAGCGCGAGTACCTCGTGGGGGGCGAGCTGCGGACCTGGGCGGGAGAACTCAACCCGGTGCGCAGCCCCGTCTATACGAAGACGCCCCAGGGCGTGCAGCCCCGGGTGATCGGCGCCACGCCGCTGCTCACGTCCCACGAGTCGCTGGAGGCGCTCCAGGCCGCGGTGAAGGCGTATGACCATGGCCGGGGCGCCTGGCCGTCCATGCGGGTCGCCGAGCGCATCGAGCACGTGGAGCGCTTCCTCGTCGCCATGCGGGCCCAGCGCACCGCGGTGGTGAACCTGCTCATGTGGGAGATTGGCAAGACCCAGCCGGACTCGGAGAAGGAGTTCGACCGGACGGTGGACCTCATCGTCGAGACGATCCGCGCGCTCAAGGAGATGGATCGCACCTCGTCCCGGTTCGTGCAGGAGCAGGGCGTCATGGCGCAGATCCGCCGCGCGCCCATCGGCGTGGCCCTGTGCATGGGCCCCTACAACTACCCGCTCAACGAGACGTTCAGCACCCTGTTCCCCGCGCTGCTCATGGGCAACGCGGTGGTGTTCAAGCCGGCCAAGTTCGGCGTGTTGCTCGTGCGCCCGCTGTTGGAGGCGTTCCGGGACTGCTTCCCGCCGGGCGTCATCAACATCATCTACGGCCGGGGCCGCGAGACGGTGGGCGCGCTCATGGAGAGCGGCCTCGTGGACCTGTTCGCCTTCATCGGCACCAACCGGGGCGCCAGCGAGCTCAAGCGCATGCACCCGCGGCCCCACCGGCTCAAGTCCGTGCTCGGGCTGGACGCGAAGAACCCGGCCATCATCCTGCCGGACGCGGACCTGGACAACACCGTGAAGGAGTGCATCACCGGGACGCTGTCCTTCAACGGCCAGCGCTGCACGGCGCTCAAGCTGCTCATGGTGCACCGGGACATCGTGGGGCCCTTCCTCGAGCGCTTCACCGCCGCGGTGGAGCGGCTCAAGCCCGGCATGCCGTGGGAGCCCGGCGTCGCGCTCACGCCGCTGCCCGAGCCGGGCAAGGCCGAGTACCTGCGCGGGCTGGTCGACGAGGCCGTGGCCAAGGGCGCGCGCGTGCTCAACCGCGGGGGAGGGGAGTCGGGGCACTCGTTCTTCTCGCCCGCGGTGGTGTACCCGGTGACGGCGGACATGCGGCTGGCGAGCGAGGAGCAGTTCGGCCCGGTGATTCCGGTGATGGTGTTCGACGACGACGAGCAGGTGGTGCGCTTCGTCGTGGACTCGCATTTCGGCCAGCAGTTGAGCCTCTTCGGCCGGGACTCGACGCGCATCGGACGCCTCATCGACGCGTTCGCCAACCAGGTGGGGCGCATCAACCTCAACTGCCAGTGCCAGCGCGGTCCGGACACCTTCCCCTTCAACGGCCGCAAGGACTCGGCGGAGGGGACGCTGTCGGTGGCGGACGCGCTGCGGGTGTTCTCCATCCGCACGCTCGTGGCGGCCAAGACGACGAGCGAGAACACCACGCTCGTGCAGTCCATCCTCACCCGCCGCGAGTCGGACTTCCTCACCACCGACTTCCTCTTCTAG
- a CDS encoding YncE family protein produces MRAGNTAFCRDVWNCLVRVALFVGLWLGSEVSASPFTLFESGQVRPLALSPNGALLFAVNTPDNRLEVYQVSASGLTHRLSVPVGLEPVAVAARSDEEVWVVNHLSDSVSVVKVAPGGASGLVVRTLLVGDEPRDIVFAGSDKSRAFITAAHRGQNVPFNPQFTTPGIGRADVWVFDANNLGTSLAGSPLTILTLFSDTPRALAVTPDGSRVYAAAFHSGNRSTIIHESLVPNGGEQAGGVPGPNTNAAGVPAPETGLLVKYNGKDWLDSLGRSWTQHVKFSLPDKDVFVINATANPPVQLAGSAGFYAGVGTILFNMAVNPVNGKVYVSNTEARNDLRFEGPGTFAKTTLRGHLHESRISVLSGSQVAPRHLNKHINYAACCAATPNAESEKSLAQPLGMAVNAKGDTLYVAAFGSSKLGVFATAALEADSFVPNAANHIELSGGGPTGMVLDEARGRLYVLTRFDNGLSVVNTSTRKEIAHQRMYNPEPASVVAGRPFLYNARYTSSHGDSSCASCHIFGDFDSLVWNLGNPDGAYTLNKNPIAQVPPEFGDDPTFGQDPNFHPLKGPLSTQSLRGMANHGPMHWRGDRSGADDAPNAQPNSGAFDEAAAFKKFNPAFMDLLGRQAQLTPAELQKFTDFMLQVVYPPNPVRNLDNSLTPAQQAGKDFFTHTPTFFHGPCQSCHKLDPNDNPGEGAFKGLFGTDGKSAFVGTAIFPKTPHLRNMYQKIGMFGVDYPFGFLPPDPFLGDQVRGFGFNSDGSLDTMFRFNSGFDFHPVFNTVGIPDTPEGRQAKRDMGEFMLAFDSNLAPIVGQQVTLTAQNVSTVVPRIALLLTRAHVGECDLVVKGRLAQTEVGLVYLRGGQFQWDRSSQATISDAALRQSCTGDSALTFTCVPPGSGWRIGVDRDLDGHLDGDERAAGSDPANPLSIP; encoded by the coding sequence ATGCGAGCCGGGAACACGGCGTTTTGCCGTGATGTATGGAATTGCCTTGTCCGCGTGGCGCTGTTCGTGGGTCTGTGGTTGGGCTCCGAGGTGTCCGCGTCCCCCTTCACCCTTTTCGAGAGTGGTCAGGTCCGTCCGCTGGCGCTCTCGCCCAACGGCGCGTTGCTCTTCGCCGTCAACACGCCGGACAACCGCCTCGAGGTCTACCAGGTCTCCGCCAGCGGGCTCACGCACCGGCTCTCCGTCCCCGTGGGACTGGAGCCCGTGGCGGTCGCGGCGCGCAGCGACGAGGAGGTCTGGGTCGTCAACCACCTGTCCGACAGCGTGAGCGTCGTGAAGGTCGCGCCGGGCGGGGCCTCGGGGCTGGTGGTGCGCACACTGCTGGTGGGTGACGAGCCACGGGACATCGTGTTCGCCGGTTCCGACAAGAGCCGGGCGTTCATCACCGCCGCGCACCGGGGACAGAACGTGCCCTTCAACCCTCAGTTCACCACGCCGGGGATTGGCCGCGCGGATGTCTGGGTGTTCGATGCGAACAACCTGGGCACCTCGCTCGCGGGCTCGCCCCTCACGATCCTCACCCTGTTCAGCGACACCCCCCGGGCCCTGGCGGTCACGCCGGACGGCTCGCGTGTCTACGCCGCCGCGTTCCACTCGGGCAACCGCAGCACCATCATCCACGAGTCGCTGGTGCCCAATGGCGGGGAGCAGGCCGGGGGCGTGCCGGGCCCCAACACCAACGCCGCGGGCGTGCCGGCCCCGGAGACGGGCCTGCTCGTGAAGTACAACGGCAAGGACTGGCTCGACTCCCTGGGCCGCTCCTGGACGCAACACGTGAAGTTCTCCCTGCCGGACAAGGACGTGTTCGTCATCAACGCCACCGCCAATCCGCCCGTGCAGCTCGCGGGCTCGGCGGGCTTCTACGCGGGGGTGGGCACCATCCTGTTCAACATGGCCGTCAATCCGGTGAACGGAAAGGTGTACGTGAGCAACACCGAGGCCCGCAATGACTTGCGGTTCGAGGGCCCCGGCACCTTCGCCAAGACGACCCTGCGCGGGCACCTGCACGAGAGCCGCATCAGCGTGCTGAGCGGCTCGCAGGTCGCGCCCCGGCACCTCAACAAACACATCAACTACGCCGCGTGCTGTGCCGCCACGCCCAACGCGGAGAGCGAGAAGAGCCTCGCGCAGCCGCTCGGCATGGCGGTGAACGCCAAAGGGGACACGCTGTACGTGGCGGCGTTCGGCTCCTCGAAGCTGGGCGTCTTCGCCACCGCCGCGCTCGAGGCCGATTCCTTCGTGCCGAACGCGGCCAATCATATCGAGCTGAGCGGCGGGGGGCCCACGGGCATGGTGTTGGACGAGGCGCGCGGGCGTCTGTACGTGCTGACGCGCTTCGACAATGGCCTGTCCGTGGTGAACACCTCCACGCGCAAGGAGATCGCCCACCAGCGCATGTACAACCCCGAGCCCGCGAGCGTGGTGGCGGGTCGTCCCTTCCTCTACAACGCGCGCTACACCTCCAGCCACGGCGACTCGTCCTGCGCGAGCTGTCACATCTTCGGGGACTTCGACAGCCTGGTGTGGAACCTGGGCAACCCGGATGGCGCCTACACGCTCAACAAGAACCCCATCGCCCAGGTGCCGCCCGAGTTCGGGGACGATCCCACCTTCGGGCAGGATCCCAACTTCCACCCGCTCAAGGGTCCCCTGTCGACGCAGAGCCTGCGCGGCATGGCCAACCACGGGCCCATGCACTGGCGTGGCGACCGCTCCGGCGCCGACGACGCCCCGAACGCGCAGCCCAACAGCGGGGCCTTCGACGAGGCCGCCGCGTTCAAGAAGTTCAACCCGGCGTTCATGGATCTGCTCGGCCGTCAGGCGCAGCTCACGCCCGCGGAGCTGCAGAAGTTCACGGACTTCATGCTCCAGGTCGTCTACCCGCCCAACCCGGTGCGCAACCTGGACAACTCGCTCACCCCGGCGCAGCAGGCGGGCAAGGACTTCTTCACCCACACCCCGACCTTCTTCCACGGGCCGTGCCAGTCCTGTCACAAGTTGGATCCCAACGACAATCCGGGCGAGGGCGCCTTCAAGGGCCTCTTCGGCACGGATGGCAAGTCGGCGTTCGTGGGCACGGCGATCTTCCCGAAGACGCCGCACCTGCGGAACATGTACCAGAAGATTGGCATGTTCGGCGTGGACTACCCCTTCGGCTTCCTCCCGCCGGATCCCTTCCTGGGTGACCAGGTGCGCGGCTTCGGCTTCAACAGCGATGGCTCGCTCGACACGATGTTCCGCTTCAACAGCGGCTTCGACTTCCACCCGGTGTTCAACACGGTGGGCATCCCCGACACGCCCGAGGGCCGTCAGGCCAAGCGGGACATGGGCGAGTTCATGCTGGCGTTCGACAGCAACCTGGCGCCCATCGTCGGACAGCAGGTGACGCTCACGGCGCAGAACGTCTCGACGGTGGTGCCCCGGATCGCCCTGCTGCTCACGCGCGCCCACGTGGGCGAGTGCGATCTGGTGGTCAAGGGGCGCCTGGCGCAGACCGAGGTCGGCCTCGTCTACCTGCGAGGCGGGCAGTTCCAATGGGACCGGTCCTCGCAGGCCACCATCAGCGACGCGGCCCTGCGGCAGTCGTGCACGGGTGACTCGGCGCTGACCTTCACCTGTGTGCCGCCGGGCTCGGGCTGGCGCATCGGCGTCGATCGGGACCTGGACGGGCACCTCGACGGGGACGAGCGGGCCGCGGGCAGCGATCCCGCCAACCCGCTCAGCATCCCCTGA
- a CDS encoding DEAD/DEAH box helicase, producing the protein MSVTEELLEAVREEARPETWSTGTNLARSGVVSVHSVGREEAVLRVRVAGRPAPITTVLYPEDAIWECDCRGRVDPCEHVVAAALVLHHARPAAKPPPPSRPTAAPPARAPASARPGTAVPKSERMVYRFKRVEGGLQLERLLVRPDNTARLLARSLASVLAQPVEAARIQVEPCDLLADKLLARPTRGALPPERLSALLKVLEPARTVLFDGVLVSVSPEPLLPRVIVEDRGEQTVLRFEKDPRITEVVCPGVVVCGGMLCQLGEQGLTGARLESLPQEKVFSPAQMGDLTGKVLPDLARRMPVDVRSQRLPRIDRTLKPRISVELNQLESGLSVLPTLVYGAPPTVRIDNGRMVFLQGAVPVRDEGAEQKLIHELRDELNMVPGRRVTVQGKEAVQLADKLRRWRGGLTGDAARVVSPHVQLRPVLSVDAGTSEAGVPRVGFTFDFQVEGEEGGAPRTVDAGAVLKAWEEGLGLVPLEGGGWAPLPTAWLKSHGQRVADLLAARESNGHLANHALPQLTDLCETLEHPAPPVLERLAPLVQGFEKLPDARLPADLTVTPRAYQLQGVSWLTFLRQAGLGGVLADDMGLGKTLQTLCVLGPGTLVVAPTSVLPNWEAEVKRFRPSLKVSVYHGPGRVLDETADVTLTTYALMRLDAEVLGARMWDTVVLDEAQAIKNPESQVARAAYGLQASFRVALSGTPIENRLEELWSLMHFTNRGLLGGRKEFESRWARPVTDNQKGAAELLRARIRPFVLRRLKRDVAPELPPRTESVRHVTLSERERAVYDAVYAATREEVVSQLEAGGSVLKALEALLRLRQAACHPALVPGQQAKTSSKVEALVEALGTAVADGHKALVFSQWTSLLDLIEPALREAGIGFVRLDGATSNRGEVAASFQSPDGPPVMLISLKAGATGLNLTAADHVFLVDPWWNPSVEAQAADRAHRIGQQRPVMVYRLVSQGTVEEKILHLQDKKRALFEAALGGASGAASITRADLLQLLD; encoded by the coding sequence ATGTCCGTGACCGAGGAGTTGCTCGAAGCCGTCCGGGAGGAAGCGCGCCCGGAGACCTGGTCCACTGGCACGAACCTCGCCCGCTCGGGCGTGGTCTCGGTCCACTCCGTGGGTCGCGAGGAGGCGGTGTTGCGCGTGCGCGTCGCCGGCCGCCCCGCGCCCATCACCACGGTGCTCTACCCGGAGGACGCCATCTGGGAGTGCGACTGCCGGGGCCGCGTGGACCCGTGCGAGCACGTGGTGGCCGCCGCCCTGGTGCTGCACCACGCGCGCCCCGCCGCGAAGCCGCCGCCGCCATCCCGGCCCACCGCGGCCCCTCCGGCGCGGGCTCCGGCCAGCGCGCGTCCGGGCACCGCCGTGCCCAAGTCCGAGCGCATGGTGTACCGCTTCAAGCGCGTGGAGGGCGGGCTGCAACTCGAGCGGCTGCTGGTGCGTCCGGACAACACCGCGCGGCTCCTGGCGCGCAGTCTGGCGTCGGTGCTGGCCCAGCCGGTGGAGGCGGCCCGCATCCAGGTGGAGCCGTGTGACCTGCTCGCGGACAAGCTGCTGGCGCGGCCCACCCGGGGCGCGCTGCCCCCCGAGCGGCTCTCCGCGCTCCTGAAGGTGCTGGAGCCCGCCCGCACCGTGCTCTTCGACGGGGTGCTGGTGTCCGTGTCGCCCGAGCCGCTGCTGCCGCGCGTCATCGTGGAGGACCGGGGCGAGCAGACGGTGCTGCGGTTCGAGAAGGACCCGCGCATCACCGAGGTGGTGTGCCCGGGCGTCGTGGTGTGTGGCGGCATGCTCTGTCAGTTGGGCGAGCAGGGCCTCACGGGCGCGCGGCTGGAGAGCCTGCCGCAGGAGAAGGTCTTCTCGCCCGCGCAGATGGGGGACCTGACGGGCAAGGTGTTGCCGGACCTGGCGCGGCGCATGCCGGTGGACGTGCGCAGCCAGCGCTTGCCGCGCATCGACCGCACGCTCAAGCCGCGCATCTCGGTGGAGCTCAACCAGCTGGAGTCGGGCCTGTCGGTACTGCCCACGCTGGTGTACGGCGCGCCGCCCACGGTGCGCATCGACAACGGCCGCATGGTGTTCCTCCAGGGCGCGGTGCCCGTGCGGGACGAGGGCGCCGAGCAGAAGCTCATCCACGAGCTGCGCGACGAGCTGAACATGGTGCCCGGCCGTCGCGTGACGGTGCAGGGCAAGGAGGCCGTGCAACTCGCCGACAAGCTGCGGCGCTGGCGGGGCGGCCTCACCGGAGACGCCGCGCGGGTGGTGAGCCCCCATGTCCAGCTGCGTCCGGTGCTGTCGGTGGACGCCGGGACCTCGGAGGCGGGCGTGCCCCGGGTGGGCTTCACGTTCGACTTCCAGGTGGAGGGGGAGGAGGGCGGCGCGCCCCGCACGGTGGACGCGGGGGCCGTGCTGAAGGCGTGGGAGGAGGGCCTGGGCCTGGTGCCCCTGGAAGGGGGAGGGTGGGCGCCGCTGCCCACCGCGTGGCTGAAGTCCCACGGCCAGCGGGTGGCGGATCTCCTCGCCGCGCGGGAGTCCAATGGCCACCTGGCCAACCATGCCCTGCCGCAGCTCACGGACCTGTGTGAGACGCTGGAGCACCCCGCGCCTCCCGTGCTCGAGCGGCTGGCGCCCCTCGTCCAGGGCTTCGAGAAGCTGCCGGACGCTCGGCTGCCCGCGGACCTCACGGTGACGCCGCGCGCCTATCAGCTCCAGGGCGTGAGCTGGCTCACCTTCCTGCGTCAGGCGGGGCTCGGCGGGGTGCTGGCGGACGACATGGGTCTGGGCAAGACGCTGCAGACGCTGTGCGTCCTGGGCCCGGGCACCCTGGTGGTGGCCCCCACGAGCGTGCTGCCCAACTGGGAGGCGGAGGTGAAGCGCTTCCGGCCCTCGCTCAAGGTCTCCGTCTACCACGGCCCCGGCCGCGTCCTGGACGAGACGGCCGACGTGACGCTCACCACCTACGCGCTGATGCGTCTGGACGCGGAGGTGCTCGGGGCGCGCATGTGGGACACGGTGGTGCTCGACGAGGCCCAGGCCATCAAGAATCCGGAGAGCCAGGTGGCGCGCGCGGCCTATGGGCTCCAGGCCTCCTTCCGGGTGGCCCTGAGCGGCACGCCCATCGAGAACCGGCTCGAGGAGCTCTGGAGCCTGATGCACTTCACCAACCGGGGGCTGCTCGGGGGCCGCAAGGAGTTCGAGTCCCGGTGGGCGCGGCCGGTGACGGACAACCAGAAGGGCGCGGCCGAGCTGCTGCGCGCGCGCATCCGCCCCTTCGTGCTGCGCCGGCTCAAGCGCGACGTGGCGCCCGAGCTTCCCCCCCGCACGGAGTCCGTGCGGCATGTCACGCTCAGTGAGCGCGAGCGCGCCGTCTACGACGCGGTCTACGCCGCCACGCGCGAGGAGGTGGTGTCCCAACTGGAGGCGGGGGGCAGCGTGCTCAAGGCGCTGGAGGCGCTCTTGCGCCTGCGTCAGGCGGCGTGTCACCCGGCGCTGGTGCCTGGCCAGCAGGCCAAGACGTCCTCCAAGGTGGAGGCGCTGGTGGAGGCGCTCGGGACGGCCGTGGCGGACGGCCACAAGGCGCTCGTGTTCTCCCAGTGGACGTCGCTGCTGGATCTCATCGAGCCCGCGCTGCGCGAGGCGGGCATTGGCTTTGTCCGGTTGGATGGCGCGACGAGCAACCGGGGCGAGGTGGCCGCGTCATTCCAGTCACCGGACGGCCCTCCGGTGATGCTGATTTCACTCAAGGCGGGAGCGACAGGGCTCAACCTCACGGCGGCGGACCATGTCTTCCTCGTGGACCCATGGTGGAACCCCTCGGTGGAGGCGCAGGCGGCCGACCGTGCGCACCGCATCGGGCAGCAGCGGCCGGTGATGGTGTACCGGCTGGTGTCCCAGGGGACCGTGGAGGAGAAGATCCTCCACTTGCAGGACAAGAAGCGCGCGCTGTTCGAGGCCGCCCTGGGAGGCGCCTCGGGCGCCGCGTCCATCACCCGGGCGGATCTGCTGCAACTGCTCGACTGA